The following coding sequences are from one Pyxidicoccus xibeiensis window:
- the bla gene encoding subclass B3 metallo-beta-lactamase, with translation MTAKMMMAAVLLALVGPAAVAEVTPTTPIVCSACEGWNKPQKPFNIYGNTWYVGTSELSVLLVTGPKGHVLLDGALPQSAPIIAANIQALGFKLKDVKLILNTHEHFDHAGGIPALQRTTGATVAASVKGAKVLRAGTVGKDDPQYDPAKPFHLAKIAKVREVADGETLLVGDVKLAAHYTPGHTPGGTSWTWSSCEKDRCLNMVYADSLTPVSTDGFHFSGGNGTPDISKSFQATIDKVAALKCDVMVSNHPGFSQVLEKLASRTAEKNTFIDPTGCQKYAEAASKRLADRLAVEAKEKAAR, from the coding sequence ATGACAGCGAAGATGATGATGGCGGCAGTCCTGCTTGCGCTGGTCGGCCCGGCTGCAGTCGCCGAGGTCACGCCCACCACGCCCATCGTGTGCTCGGCGTGCGAGGGTTGGAACAAGCCGCAGAAGCCTTTCAACATCTACGGCAACACCTGGTACGTCGGGACCAGCGAGCTGTCGGTCCTGCTGGTCACCGGCCCCAAGGGCCACGTCCTGCTCGACGGTGCGCTGCCGCAGTCCGCCCCCATCATCGCGGCGAACATCCAGGCGCTGGGCTTCAAGCTGAAGGACGTGAAGCTCATCCTCAACACGCACGAGCACTTCGACCACGCAGGCGGCATCCCGGCCCTGCAGCGCACCACCGGTGCCACCGTGGCGGCGAGCGTCAAGGGCGCCAAGGTCCTGCGCGCGGGGACCGTGGGCAAGGACGACCCGCAGTACGACCCCGCCAAGCCCTTTCACCTCGCGAAGATTGCGAAAGTGCGTGAGGTGGCCGATGGCGAGACGCTGTTGGTCGGTGACGTGAAGCTCGCCGCGCACTACACGCCGGGCCACACGCCGGGCGGCACCAGCTGGACGTGGAGCTCGTGCGAGAAGGACCGCTGCCTGAACATGGTGTACGCGGACAGCCTCACACCGGTGTCGACGGACGGCTTCCACTTCAGCGGCGGCAACGGCACCCCCGACATCTCCAAGTCCTTCCAGGCCACCATCGACAAGGTCGCGGCGCTGAAGTGCGACGTGATGGTGTCCAACCACCCGGGCTTCTCGCAGGTCCTGGAGAAGCTGGCTTCGCGCACGGCCGAGAAGAACACCTTCATCGATCCGACCGGTTGCCAGAAGTACGCGGAGGCTGCCTCGAAGCGGCTCGCGGACCGGCTCGCCGTAGAGGCGAAGGAGAAGGCTGCCAGGTAG